The genomic interval TTCCGGCGGCAGGTCGTGCCGAGGGCCCGTCGCGTGTGCCCACCTTATCCACAGAAATTGTTCACATCCCTGTGGACAACTCCTGGCCAAGCGGCATAACTGATTGAGCGCAGTAGGAATTCTTCACTGGAGCAGCGAACGCGCTCACTCCGTCGGCGAGGCGAGCAACGACACCGGCACACCACGGCAACTGACCCGGGCGACGAGCTCCGCCCCCAGGCCCGCGCTCGATTTCTCGTGCGCATCGAACGACGTCATCTCCCTGTCGACCCGCAGAATATTGATCGGCCACGACGCACGGGACAGCCGTTCGTGCGCGAAAGCGCCGACCCACAGCGGCGTGACGGACGTGCCGTTGCCCACCGCGTAACCGCTGGGCCAGAACCGCAGCACGTCGCGTTCGTCGCGCGTATCGCCTGGACGCATGAACACCACCGAGGACGGCACGCCGTTGTTGAGCTTCGGCAAGACCGGCAGCGACACCGCCGCCACATTGGGCGACGCTAGGGAGAGCAGGCTGTGCGCCGAGACGTCCGTGCCTTCCACCCAGCCTTGGGCGCGCAACTGTCCGCGAATCGAATCGAGGTTCGAGACCCACTGCAGAGTGAGCGGCTCCTGGCGGTCGCCGCCCATGTCCGAGCGATAGCACGGCAGGCGTTTCCACACGGAGAGCGTCCACTGCGATTGCGAGACCAGCACGGGAGGCGGGCGCAATGCGCTGTCCGGCGGCGGGGTGGGCATGTTGAAGCCGACCTGCACGCCCACGCTGACCAGCACGACCACCAGCACCACGACGGGCATGAACGCGCGTTCGGGGGGCGTCTCCGGGTGCCGCCACATCGCTGTCAAACTAACGATCGCCACCCAGATGTACGCGAGCGCGGCGCCCCCGATCGCGTCGGACACCCAGTACCTGCCGAAGTACAGCCCGGCGAGCGCGACCAGGATCACCACGATCGCACTCGCGGTTGCGACCAGCACCCCTTCCAGTCTGCCGACCCGGCGCGCCAGCAGAAATGCCAGGAAACCGTACACGATGACGGTTGCGGCGACGTGATTGCTCGGAAACACGTAGGCGCCGATCATCGACGTATTGGGTGGCGCGCGGCGCATCGCGAACTGCAGCACGTAGATCAGCAATTGGGAAAACAACACTGCTGCGAGCC from Paraburkholderia phytofirmans PsJN carries:
- a CDS encoding bifunctional DedA family/phosphatase PAP2 family protein, with protein sequence MEHAYIHLLHQLAGHPGWTLTVIFLAAFLESLAVIGTFVPGSTAMFLAGALIGTGSLSLGWALVWAIAGAIAGDGMSFWIGSRYKDRIVQFWPFSKHPEVLEAGHRFFRKHGAKSVVLARFIGPLRAIVPVVAGMLGMPPLRFYAMNVLSALIWAPAHILPGMIFGASVLLAGAVSFRLVVIIALLVGIVWLSFRAARFLLSHANAWSSAAGQQLGSWACRHPGPFGRFARKMLDPNTPDAGSLLLTSLAVLVSGALFFGVLDDVASGDPLTRVDASVYHFLQSVRTPWSDTVLAGLSTLGSSLTLGVLVVTVTVWMLLERRWRTVGYWLAAVLFSQLLIYVLQFAMRRAPPNTSMIGAYVFPSNHVAATVIVYGFLAFLLARRVGRLEGVLVATASAIVVILVALAGLYFGRYWVSDAIGGAALAYIWVAIVSLTAMWRHPETPPERAFMPVVVLVVVLVSVGVQVGFNMPTPPPDSALRPPPVLVSQSQWTLSVWKRLPCYRSDMGGDRQEPLTLQWVSNLDSIRGQLRAQGWVEGTDVSAHSLLSLASPNVAAVSLPVLPKLNNGVPSSVVFMRPGDTRDERDVLRFWPSGYAVGNGTSVTPLWVGAFAHERLSRASWPINILRVDREMTSFDAHEKSSAGLGAELVARVSCRGVPVSLLASPTE